In Anopheles gambiae chromosome 2, idAnoGambNW_F1_1, whole genome shotgun sequence, a single window of DNA contains:
- the LOC1270275 gene encoding angiopoietin-related protein 1 → MIIFLILTLSVSQAIGEVEQNAGCGFGFELLMAKLEAIEDRLIALETRLENASPNTIQTENIQAVQKSERIVEERSNIIPVPEPNSKQAIQQPIEAKVEPARSKYPLGIEPTAEQLALGEDSIYSSCREVPSRVSGVFLIKISDDARPMNLLCDAHANDVGWIVVQNRFNGSESFYRKWSDYEAGFGSLDGEFWLGLERISQLVNNGRRWEIMFLLTNWGGLIQYSRFTKFQFGNADDGYMLKQATSYSGNAGDSISRHAGMKFTTYDRDNDAAPYNCAKKHRGGWWYHQQCVTSNLNGVYGNTFSDQSNSWMTMKPNGWGLKASKIMIREML, encoded by the exons ATGATCATATTTTTAATCTTGACATTAAGTGTTTCTCAAGCGATTGGTGAAGTAGAACAGAATGCAGGATGTGGGTTTGGATTCGAGCTGTTGATGGCAAAGTTAGAAGCAATAGAAGACAG ATTGATTGCCCTTGAGACACGGCTGGAGAATGCATCACCAAACACAATACAAACCGAGAATATTCAAGCAGTCCAGAAATCAGAAAGAATCGTTGAAGAACGTTCCAATATCATTCCAGTGCCTGAGCCcaacagcaaacaagcaaTACAACAGCCAATAGAAGCGAAAGTCGAACCCGCACGGTCAAAGTATCCACTCGGCATCGAGCCTACCGCAGAACAGCTTGCACTAGGTGAAGACAGCATTTACAGCTCGTGCCGCGAGGTCCCATCCAGGGTCAGTGGCGTATTTCTTATCAAAATTTCGGACGATGCCCGGCCAATGAATTTGCTCTGCGATGCGCACGCAAACGACGTCGGGTGGATCGTGGTGCAGAATCGTTTCAACGGTTCGGAATCGTTCTATCGCAAGTGGAGCGACTACGAGGCCGGATTTGGCAGCTTGGATGGGGAGTTTTGGCTCGGGCTGGAGCGCATTAGCCAGCTGGTGAACAATGGGCGCCGGTGGGAGATTATGTTTTTGCTGACAAACTGGGGAGGACTTATACAGTACAGCAGGTTCACCAAGTTCCAGTTTGGCAATGCGGACGATGGATACATGCTGAAGCAGGCGACATCTTACTCGGGCAATGCGGGCGACTCGATCAGTCGACATGCGGGTATGAAGTTTACAACGTACGATCGAGATAACGATGCGGCACCGTACAACTGTGCGAAGAAGCATCGCGGTGGTTGGTGGTACCATCAGCAGTGTGTTACCAG cAATCTTAATGGCGTGTACGGTAATACGTTTAGTGATCAGTCAAACAGTTGGATGACGATGAAACCTAATGGCTGGGGATTGAAGGCATCAAAAATTATGATACGAGAAATGTTGTAA